The following are encoded together in the Sinorhizobium terangae genome:
- a CDS encoding CpsD/CapB family tyrosine-protein kinase: protein MESISTSLQGIAQVRAIDRASEQTIHACSRIESEVVWAGLPALRIDPAILAQNRIVTINRSTPARTPFDMMRTKILQTLRQNNWTSVAITSPAPSCGKTFLALNLAFSLADQKDCRTLLVDVDLRRPQIGERLGVTGSPPFESFLNGQSEISEVFLRHDSNLAVGVNGRPVPFSAETLQSPETTRVLRELRQRMSPDIILYDMSSMLSTDDVIAFLPNVDCVILVAAAERTTLSEVDSCEQYLSEKSNVLGVVLNDCRYHHGY from the coding sequence ATGGAAAGTATTTCCACATCGCTCCAGGGAATCGCCCAGGTCCGCGCCATAGATCGAGCTTCGGAACAGACAATTCATGCCTGCTCGCGGATCGAGAGTGAGGTAGTTTGGGCCGGCCTGCCGGCGCTTCGCATCGATCCTGCGATCCTCGCCCAAAATCGCATTGTTACCATCAACCGATCGACCCCGGCGCGCACTCCATTCGACATGATGCGCACGAAGATCCTGCAAACGTTGCGGCAGAACAATTGGACGTCCGTCGCGATCACCTCCCCCGCGCCCAGCTGCGGCAAAACCTTCCTCGCATTGAACCTGGCATTCAGCCTGGCTGACCAGAAGGATTGCCGCACCCTGCTCGTCGACGTCGATTTGAGACGGCCGCAGATCGGCGAGAGGCTCGGGGTGACGGGCTCGCCACCATTTGAAAGCTTCCTCAACGGCCAGAGTGAAATCAGCGAGGTTTTCCTGCGCCACGACAGCAATCTGGCTGTCGGCGTCAACGGACGGCCTGTGCCATTTTCCGCGGAAACGCTGCAAAGCCCCGAGACGACAAGGGTGTTGCGGGAACTGCGGCAAAGGATGAGTCCGGATATCATCCTCTACGATATGTCGTCCATGCTTTCCACCGACGACGTCATAGCGTTTTTGCCGAATGTCGACTGCGTGATCCTGGTCGCGGCGGCCGAGCGGACCACACTCTCTGAAGTCGATTCCTGCGAGCAGTATCTGTCCGAGAAGAGCAACGTCCTTGGTGTTGTGCTGAACGACTGCCGCTATCACCACGGCTATTGA
- the wecB gene encoding non-hydrolyzing UDP-N-acetylglucosamine 2-epimerase produces the protein MRKVLIVYGTRPEAVKLAPLIAELDRSSHCTPIVAVTGQHREMLDQVNTLFDIRPSHDLNILTQGQRLEDITNRALGGVCGVIDAEEPDAVLVQGDTTSCFAAALAAFYRKVPLIHLEAGLRTRDRYNPFPEELNRRLTTQLACLHLAPTRTSKVNLLSEGVNEHTIVVTGNTVIDALLHVASRNTPLDNPDMQRISGRRSVLITAHRRESWGEPMARTARAIARLASTFPEIVFLLPAHLNPVVRDALIPPLVGLDNVLVTRPLDYGDFVQAMRDCSVVLTDSGGVQEEAPTLGKPVLVLRETTERPEAVAAGTVRLVGTDEDRIVREVTTLLTDRAAYQAMAQAVNPYGDGQAAMRSTQAIEHFFGVGNPPVEFDAGLESAEPSAPRPARVVNDFAA, from the coding sequence ATGCGCAAGGTGTTGATTGTTTATGGGACGCGCCCCGAGGCCGTCAAATTGGCGCCATTGATCGCTGAGCTCGATCGCTCGTCCCATTGCACGCCCATCGTCGCCGTAACAGGCCAACATCGCGAAATGCTCGACCAGGTCAACACGCTGTTCGACATCCGCCCGAGCCATGACCTCAACATCCTGACGCAGGGGCAGAGGCTCGAAGATATCACCAATCGCGCTTTAGGCGGTGTCTGCGGCGTGATAGACGCCGAGGAACCCGATGCAGTGCTGGTCCAGGGCGACACGACCAGCTGCTTTGCTGCCGCACTGGCCGCCTTCTATCGAAAGGTCCCTTTGATCCATCTCGAGGCAGGGCTGAGAACGCGCGACCGCTACAATCCGTTTCCGGAAGAACTGAACCGCCGGCTGACGACGCAACTCGCCTGCCTGCATCTGGCGCCGACGCGGACATCGAAGGTCAACCTCCTCTCCGAGGGCGTGAACGAGCACACCATCGTCGTCACCGGCAACACGGTCATCGACGCCCTGCTCCATGTCGCCTCGCGCAACACCCCCCTCGACAACCCGGACATGCAGAGGATTTCCGGCAGGAGGAGCGTTCTGATCACGGCCCATCGACGCGAATCCTGGGGAGAGCCGATGGCGCGAACGGCCCGTGCGATTGCCCGGCTGGCAAGCACGTTTCCGGAGATCGTGTTCCTGTTGCCCGCACACCTCAATCCAGTCGTACGCGACGCGCTCATCCCCCCGCTGGTCGGCCTCGACAATGTCCTGGTGACGCGGCCGCTCGACTATGGCGATTTCGTCCAGGCGATGCGCGACTGTTCGGTGGTTCTGACGGATAGCGGCGGCGTTCAGGAGGAGGCGCCGACCCTCGGGAAGCCCGTGCTCGTCCTCAGGGAGACGACCGAACGTCCCGAAGCCGTTGCCGCCGGCACTGTGCGGCTCGTCGGTACGGACGAGGACCGCATTGTGCGCGAAGTGACGACATTGCTGACCGACCGGGCGGCCTATCAGGCCATGGCGCAGGCGGTGAACCCCTATGGGGACGGTCAAGCCGCGATGCGCTCGACCCAGGCGATCGAGCACTTTTTCGGCGTCGGAAACCCGCCGGTAGAGTTCGACGCAGGCCTCGAATCCGCTGAACCGTCAGCGCCACGCCCCGCGCGTGTCGTAAACGACTTTGCCGCCTAG
- the wecC gene encoding UDP-N-acetyl-D-mannosamine dehydrogenase, producing MTEAFRGRLAILGMGYIGLPTAVAIATRGVDVIGVDTNPATVAAVSRGEVPFVEPDLAVAVSGAVAMGRLTATSEVPEADAFIIAVPTPFNEDRTADLSYVEAAAKQIAPRLRPGNIVVLESTSPPGTTEKVGAWIGDLRPDLRMPRDGETGADIFVAHCPERVLPGRIMIEIVTNDRVVGGLTPRCAEKAASIYRLFAQGEILLTDAASAEMAKLVENAYRDVNIAFANELSLISESLHIDVWEVIRLANRHPRVSILNPGPGVGGHCIPVDPWFIVSAAPQLSRLIRTAREVNDRRPHDVAERVVAKAQRFRAPTIACLGLTFKANVDDVRESPAVEVVGLIAKALPEVEIFVSDPYVSMLPTSLAGYSNLRLEGAYQAVERADIVVLLVEHEPFKAMRHTRLGGKVVYDTRGAWR from the coding sequence ATGACTGAAGCGTTCAGAGGCCGGCTGGCGATACTTGGCATGGGTTACATAGGCCTGCCGACGGCTGTCGCGATTGCGACCCGTGGTGTCGACGTCATTGGCGTCGACACCAATCCCGCGACGGTCGCGGCCGTATCACGCGGCGAAGTACCGTTCGTCGAACCCGATCTCGCCGTCGCCGTCAGCGGCGCGGTCGCGATGGGCAGGCTTACCGCGACGTCGGAGGTGCCGGAGGCCGATGCCTTCATCATAGCGGTCCCGACGCCCTTCAACGAGGACAGAACCGCGGATCTGTCCTACGTGGAGGCCGCGGCCAAGCAGATCGCTCCGAGGCTCAGACCCGGCAACATCGTGGTGCTGGAATCCACATCGCCCCCCGGCACGACTGAAAAGGTGGGGGCCTGGATCGGCGACCTGCGGCCCGACCTGAGGATGCCCCGCGACGGTGAGACGGGTGCGGACATCTTTGTCGCCCATTGCCCCGAAAGGGTGCTGCCGGGCCGCATCATGATCGAGATCGTCACAAACGACCGCGTCGTCGGTGGCCTCACGCCAAGATGTGCGGAGAAGGCCGCTTCCATCTACCGCCTGTTCGCGCAAGGCGAAATCCTGCTCACCGACGCGGCAAGCGCGGAAATGGCGAAGCTCGTCGAAAATGCCTATCGCGACGTAAACATCGCCTTCGCCAACGAGCTCTCGCTGATCAGTGAGTCGCTCCACATCGACGTTTGGGAAGTGATCCGGCTCGCGAACCGGCATCCGCGGGTCAGCATCCTCAATCCCGGCCCTGGCGTGGGCGGCCATTGCATACCGGTAGACCCCTGGTTCATCGTTTCCGCGGCCCCGCAATTGTCGCGGCTGATCCGTACGGCACGGGAAGTCAATGACCGTCGGCCGCACGACGTGGCCGAGCGTGTGGTGGCGAAGGCGCAACGGTTCCGAGCGCCAACGATCGCCTGCCTTGGGCTGACCTTCAAGGCGAACGTCGATGACGTGAGGGAAAGTCCGGCCGTCGAAGTCGTCGGCCTTATCGCCAAGGCCCTGCCGGAGGTAGAGATCTTCGTTTCGGATCCCTATGTCAGCATGCTACCGACCTCGCTGGCAGGATACTCCAACCTGCGCCTCGAGGGCGCCTACCAGGCCGTGGAACGGGCCGACATCGTCGTGCTGCTGGTCGAACATGAGCCGTTCAAGGCGATGCGGCACACGCGCCTAGGCGGCAAAGTCGTTTACGACACGCGCGGGGCGTGGCGCTGA
- a CDS encoding WecB/TagA/CpsF family glycosyltransferase, with the protein MPDLLQKSDVNVNRRLLFGMYLDAVRMDDVIEACRRALITRSPILLGVLNAAKIVKLRSDTLLRNSLMECDLLLADGQSIVWASKLLGRPLPERIAGIDIFERLLSLAHRENRSIALLGARPEVLQKLQERLRERFPGLRIACSYDGYFQPGEAGRIAAGIRDSGADMLFLGMTSPKKEIFLGKYGPSLNVPVLHGVGGSFDVLAGITKRAPLAWQRVGMEWAYRLLQEPRRLAWRYLTTNATFIQLSLKEFFHPAPAFGPERITGK; encoded by the coding sequence ATGCCTGACCTGTTGCAAAAATCCGACGTGAACGTCAACCGCCGACTGTTGTTCGGCATGTATCTGGATGCCGTTCGAATGGATGATGTGATCGAGGCCTGCCGCAGAGCGCTGATCACGCGTAGTCCCATCCTGCTCGGGGTGCTGAACGCCGCCAAGATCGTCAAACTGCGCAGCGATACGCTGTTGCGCAATTCGCTCATGGAGTGCGATCTCCTGTTGGCCGATGGCCAGTCGATCGTATGGGCCAGCAAGCTGCTCGGGCGGCCGCTGCCGGAGCGCATCGCCGGCATCGACATTTTTGAGCGGCTCCTCTCGCTGGCGCACAGGGAAAATCGCTCCATAGCGCTTCTCGGCGCCCGGCCCGAAGTGTTGCAGAAGCTGCAGGAGCGGCTTCGCGAGCGCTTTCCCGGGCTGCGGATCGCATGCAGTTACGACGGCTATTTTCAGCCGGGCGAGGCCGGTCGGATCGCGGCGGGGATCAGGGATTCCGGCGCGGACATGCTGTTCCTTGGAATGACGTCCCCCAAGAAAGAGATCTTTCTCGGCAAATATGGTCCGTCGCTCAACGTTCCCGTGCTGCATGGCGTCGGCGGATCGTTCGACGTATTGGCAGGTATCACCAAGCGCGCCCCGCTGGCCTGGCAGCGCGTCGGAATGGAGTGGGCATATCGCTTGCTCCAGGAGCCGCGCCGACTGGCGTGGCGCTATCTGACGACCAACGCGACCTTCATCCAGCTCTCGCTCAAGGAATTCTTCCATCCCGCCCCGGCGTTTGGGCCCGAGAGGATCACGGGCAAATGA
- a CDS encoding glycosyltransferase family 2 protein: MDKPQVDDRGHNSVVPGQNGTGSLAAVIVTYNSASVLPGLLDSLAAGFEGIANYEVIVVDNASRDGSADLANAHPIGAKVIRMGRNAGYAAGINAATATVAPWADLLILNPDVRLHPGAARQLVDRLAEASVGVVVPQILGEDGKIRHSLRREPSAVTVWSDALLGTKLAARIGLGEIVADPKLYQQGGRIEWATGAILAISARTRRIVGDWDESFFLYSEEVDYMKRVRRSALLILYDTNARAVHIGGAYHRNPYLSALMTANRVRYYRRHHGPVATMLFRLAIIVGESMRILLGPGHRAALRAALTPNEVT; this comes from the coding sequence ATGGACAAGCCGCAAGTGGATGATCGAGGACATAACTCTGTCGTCCCGGGACAAAACGGGACGGGCAGCCTCGCAGCGGTGATCGTTACCTATAATAGCGCGTCCGTGTTGCCGGGCTTGCTCGATTCCCTGGCCGCGGGATTTGAAGGGATCGCGAACTACGAGGTAATCGTCGTAGACAATGCCTCGCGCGACGGCTCGGCCGACCTTGCAAATGCCCATCCAATAGGCGCCAAGGTCATCAGAATGGGCCGGAATGCCGGCTATGCGGCAGGCATCAACGCCGCCACGGCCACAGTGGCGCCTTGGGCGGATCTTCTGATCCTCAATCCGGACGTTCGGCTTCACCCCGGCGCGGCACGCCAATTGGTCGATCGGCTGGCTGAGGCGTCTGTCGGCGTGGTGGTCCCGCAAATCCTCGGCGAGGACGGCAAAATTCGCCATTCCTTGCGGCGTGAGCCGTCTGCGGTAACGGTCTGGTCGGACGCGCTGCTCGGAACGAAACTTGCCGCCAGGATCGGGTTGGGTGAGATCGTTGCCGATCCCAAGCTTTATCAGCAAGGCGGTCGGATTGAATGGGCGACTGGCGCCATTCTGGCCATCTCGGCACGGACCCGGCGGATAGTCGGGGATTGGGACGAGTCATTCTTCCTTTACAGTGAGGAAGTCGATTATATGAAAAGGGTTCGCCGTTCGGCGCTTTTGATCCTTTATGACACGAATGCGCGCGCAGTTCACATCGGTGGTGCATACCATCGTAACCCGTACTTGTCCGCATTGATGACCGCTAATCGCGTCCGCTATTATCGACGGCATCACGGACCGGTAGCCACCATGCTGTTTCGCCTTGCCATCATCGTCGGCGAAAGCATGCGGATTTTGTTAGGTCCGGGGCACCGAGCGGCGCTACGCGCCGCCCTCACTCCGAACGAGGTCACGTGA
- a CDS encoding glycosyltransferase family 4 protein: MAKILLVAPTCDGEDVGEAWVAFQWARRLGERHELTLLTYHKRGATPAARQLTGIKIVEWREPPFLGRAERLNSMMKPGYVPFYFRARRWIREAVDKGERFDLVHQPVPVAMRYPSPAANLGLPLVIGPVGGGLSSPPGFAAEEASAPWFVGMRRLDGYRWRWDPLLRGTFQNADCVLGIAGYVKEQLAGMRMRRFEVMSETGLDEVPAPVDRAGRSGPTKLLYVGRLVRTKGARDIIRAMALLRDLAVELDIVGEGPERSECETLIASLGLNKRVTLHGWRAKEELPEFYRRADVFVFPSYREPGGNVALEAMGYSLPLVVIDRGGPGSATSERCAIKLPITTPEALAAAIAAAIRRLVIDPELRCQMGLAAHEHVTQTALWSAKLDRMDSIYKDIIGATPQDNVT, from the coding sequence ATGGCAAAAATCCTGCTCGTTGCGCCGACCTGTGATGGCGAGGATGTTGGCGAGGCTTGGGTGGCTTTTCAGTGGGCACGGCGGCTTGGCGAACGCCATGAACTTACTCTGCTGACGTACCACAAGAGAGGCGCAACGCCGGCGGCGCGGCAATTGACTGGTATCAAGATTGTGGAGTGGAGGGAGCCGCCTTTTCTAGGGCGGGCGGAACGGCTGAACAGCATGATGAAACCCGGCTATGTCCCCTTCTACTTCCGAGCGCGGCGTTGGATCCGTGAAGCCGTTGATAAGGGGGAGCGTTTCGATCTGGTGCATCAACCGGTTCCGGTCGCAATGCGCTATCCCTCGCCGGCCGCCAACTTGGGGTTACCGCTCGTTATCGGACCGGTTGGAGGGGGACTGTCGTCTCCTCCGGGGTTCGCAGCGGAAGAGGCCTCCGCTCCATGGTTCGTGGGAATGCGTCGGTTGGACGGCTATCGCTGGCGCTGGGATCCCTTATTGCGCGGTACTTTTCAGAACGCAGACTGCGTGCTTGGGATCGCCGGGTATGTGAAGGAACAACTTGCGGGAATGCGCATGCGACGCTTCGAGGTAATGAGTGAGACCGGCCTCGATGAGGTTCCGGCGCCGGTCGACAGGGCGGGGCGTTCGGGGCCGACGAAGCTGCTGTATGTGGGACGTCTCGTCCGAACGAAAGGTGCGCGCGATATTATCCGCGCTATGGCTCTCTTAAGGGATCTTGCAGTCGAGCTCGACATCGTGGGGGAGGGCCCTGAGCGCAGTGAATGCGAGACGCTCATTGCGTCGCTTGGCCTCAACAAACGCGTCACGTTGCATGGATGGCGAGCGAAGGAAGAATTGCCCGAATTCTACCGGCGGGCTGACGTATTTGTCTTTCCAAGTTATCGCGAACCAGGTGGAAACGTCGCATTGGAGGCGATGGGATATTCGCTGCCGCTCGTCGTGATCGACCGCGGTGGACCAGGAAGCGCGACTTCGGAGCGCTGTGCGATAAAGCTTCCCATCACCACCCCCGAAGCGCTCGCGGCTGCCATCGCTGCAGCAATTCGCAGGCTTGTGATCGATCCGGAACTGCGCTGTCAGATGGGACTCGCTGCACACGAGCATGTGACGCAAACCGCACTGTGGTCGGCGAAACTCGATCGAATGGATTCAATCTACAAGGATATTATTGGCGCAACTCCGCAAGACAATGTCACGTGA